Proteins from a single region of Kluyveromyces lactis strain NRRL Y-1140 chromosome C complete sequence:
- the IAT4 gene encoding Iat4p (similar to uniprot|Q04170 Saccharomyces cerevisiae YDR391C Hypothetical ORF), which yields MSVISPPVSPGEEASSQINKERHSRTVIPLNQTHDLEKASKCLDKAFADSPANDYLMKKFFNVPITDKCSKERVNSMLKYFLHLYDDFGAEVVEANNFDAVAVWTTPKTHFHQSETNDPKFNDVFFTQLGRRTKELLPPGIGYYYLFIIGKDLTHPEIRGSVRAIFDSYKKRADEENCAMVLEAISDKAKSVYEYFGFRNYLDFYFGQNEVDSKGNYDPNGEGFKGHLMIYYKDEIPGALP from the coding sequence ATGAGTGTTATCTCACCACCAGTTTCGCCCGGAGAAGAGGCTTCTTCGCAGATTAACAAAGAACGTCATTCTAGAACCGTGATTCCACTGAATCAAACGCATGATTTGGAGAAAGCAAGCAAATGTTTAGATAAAGCGTTTGCGGACTCTCCAGCTAACGattatttgatgaagaaattcttcaacgttCCCATCACCGACAAATGTAGTAAGGAAAGAGTCAACTCCatgttgaaatatttcttgCATCTTTACGATGATTTCGGTGCAGAAGTTGTTGAAGCGAACAATTTTGACGCAGTCGCCGTTTGGACTACTCCGAAGACTCATTTCCATCAAAGTGAAACCAATGATCCAAAGTTCAATGACGTTTTCTTCACTCAGTTAGGTCGCAGAACAAAGGAGTTGTTACCACCAGGCATTGGTTATTACTATTTGTTCATCATTGGTAAGGATCTTACTCATCCTGAAATCAGAGGCTCCGTTAGAGCCATATTTGATTCATACAAGAAGAGGGcagatgaagagaattGTGCTATGGTCTTAGAAGCCATATCTGATAAGGCTAAATCTGTTTACGAGTATTTCGGATTCAGAAATTATTTGGACTTCTACTTCGGTCAAAACGAGGTCGATTCCAAGGGTAATTATGATCCTAACGGTGAAGGTTTCAAAGGACACTTGATGATCTATTATAAGGATGAGATCCCAGGTGCCCTACCATGA
- the CMR1 gene encoding Cmr1p (similar to uniprot|Q12510 Saccharomyces cerevisiae YDL156W Hypothetical ORF), translating to MGELTEFQKKRLENIKRNNDLLKKLNLNNVSSQIKREAGVEDEHLDRKRKKKAGSAKKAVKKEPKPAAIPTRRSRRLRGENVDGNGIPNVNDNQLLKMGQSDSTPELEAIDELKNTALSGDVKLSDLIKSENEEELLDKFKSFANKNFSSGDFFKELQQQQVPTPEIKQLQEDFDLKLYDIFQPNEIKLTAERISATFFHPSVDKKLVICGDTAGNVGLWNVRETQPEDELEEPDITKVKLFTKNVGRIDTYATDSSRLLAASYDGYLRSINLQDMNSEEILVLKNEYDDPLGISDFQFNYNDPNVLFMTTLSGEFTTFDVRTKPTEINLKRLSDKKIGSFSINPKRPYEIATGSLDRTLKIWDTRKIVNKPEWSQYEDFASHEIVATYDSRLSVSAVSYSPMDETLVCNGYDDTIRLFDVSGTLPEDLQPKLTLKHNCQTGRWTSILKARFKLNMDVFAIANMKRAIDIYTSSGVQLAHLPTATVPAVISWHPTQNWVVGGNSSGKAFLFT from the coding sequence ATGGGAGAATTGACTGAATTTCAGAAGAAGCGACTGGagaatatcaaaagaaataatgatctattaaagaaattgaatttgaataacGTCTCTTCACAGATTAAACGCGAAGCTGGCGTTGAAGATGAGCATCTAGATAGAAAACGTAAGAAAAAGGCAGGTAGCGCTAAGAAGGCTGTCAAAAAAGAACCCAAACCAGCTGCAATTCCAACTAGAAGGTCCAGAAGACTCAGAGGTGAAAATGTTGATGGAAACGGTATTCCCAATGTCAATGACAATCAGCTGCTGAAAATGGGTCAAAGTGATAGTACTCCTGAATTAGAAGCAATTGACGAGTTAAAGAACACAGCACTATCTGGAGATGTAAAACTAAGTGATTTGATTAAATCTGAGAATGAGGAAGAATTGCTAGATAAATTTAAGAGCTTTGCTAACAAAAATTTCTCTTCTggtgatttcttcaaagagttaCAGCAACAACAGGTTCCAACACCTGAAATAAAACAACTAcaagaagattttgatctaAAACTATatgatatatttcaacccaatgaaatcaaattaaCTGCAGAACGTATTTCTGCGACTTTTTTCCATCCATCAGTTGACAAGAAACTTGTGATTTGTGGTGACACGGCTGGTAATGTTGGTTTGTGGAACGTTCGTGAAACTCAACCTGAGGATGAATTAGAGGAGCCTGATATTACTAAAGTGAAATTATTTACCAAAAATGTAGGAAGAATTGACACATACGCCACGGATAGCAGTAGGTTACTAGCAGCCTCATACGATGGATATTTAAGATCAATTAATCTACAAGATATGAACAGTGAAGAAATACTAGTGTTAAAGAATGAGTATGATGATCCATTAGGGATAAGtgattttcaattcaactATAATGATCCGAACGTCTTATTCATGACGACATTGAGCGGCGAATTCACTACGTTTGACGTTCGTACCAAACCAACAGAAattaatttgaaaagattgtCAGACAAAAAAATCGGTTCCTTCAGCATAAACCCTAAGCGGCCCTATGAAATAGCGACCGGATCATTAGATAGAACACTTAAAATATGGGATACAAGAAAAATTGTCAATAAACCAGAGTGGTCACAATACGAAGACTTCGCATCCCATGAAATTGTTGCTACATATGATTCTAGATTAAGTGTCTCCGCAGTATCATATTCTCCGATGGATGAAACATTAGTTTGCAATGGATACGATGACACAATTAGATTATTTGATGTCAGTGGAACACTTCCGGAAGATCTTCAACCAAAACTAACATTAAAACATAATTGTCAAACTGGAAGATGGACAAGTATATTGAAGGCAAGATTCAAGCTTAACATGGACGTTTTTGCTATTGCCAACATGAAAAGAgcaattgatatatatactaGCTCAGGTGTTCAACTTGCCCATCTACCGACAGCAACCGTTCCAGCAGTTATCAGCTGGCATCCGACACAGAATTGGGTAGTTGGCGGAAATTCAAGCGGTAAAGCCTTCTTGTTCACTTAA
- the DMO2 gene encoding Dmo2p (similar to uniprot|Q12082 Saccharomyces cerevisiae YDL157C Hypothetical ORF) — protein MSSNITSLFNPPAQRDLTDEETRDCIPCQIMATAFSLGFGGYLASGKPFQYGEAEKKKGVTVEQFAKLNPKWWVSSARLFGGALIAFGIYRGTEGWLWNKEKKYKVW, from the coding sequence ATGTCGAGTAATATCACAAGTTTATTTAATCCACCAGCACAAAGGGATCTAACAGATGAAGAGACAAGAGATTGTATTCCATGTCAAATAATGGCAACCGCATTCTCATTGGGATTTGGTGGGTATCTAGCCAGCGGTAAACCGTTCCAATACGGTgaagctgaaaagaagaaaggtGTAACCGTTGAACAGTTCGCAAAACTGAATCCAAAATGGTGGGTATCTTCAGCAAGATTATTCGGTGGAGCCTTGATTGCCTTCGGAATATATAGAGGAACGGAAGGATGGTTATGGaataaagagaaaaagtaTAAGGTTTGGTAA
- a CDS encoding alpha-mannosyltransferase (similar to uniprot|P46982 Saccharomyces cerevisiae YJL186W MNN5 Alpha-1 2-mannosyltransferase responsible for addition of the second alpha-1 2-linked mannose of the branches on the mannan backbone of oligosaccharides localizes to an early Golgi compartment), which produces MGIYRPRAAIRRLFLVVLIVVVLNVTVFFHEPTKNYIVDTYHGALDTSRPDSQSSLPSAPKLDRTDASDEFFKTLFAQLEGAAPMKREFGWGDIKAKECDMGDVGFDSNGRDERLSYDNLAKCLQLPESNYNSLKNGHEKFVKYLSTVDTSASQLEQIYATKRGIVTVGGRRYSLLSYLMINMVRRSGSKLPIEVVIPPDDEPETEFCESILQFNARCIYFKDRLPTSLLANLSVKSYQVKGIALLLSSFQEFVLIDSDNMPLKNIDEVFDYNVFRDHGMVIWPDIWRRMTSPQFYQLAEVPIDFTKRVRNAGDELSPVSRYDKLENTVSENKAKVPMHDFLGTLPDPTTESGQMIVNKKTHLKMLLLALYYNQYGPEYYYQLFSQGTSGQGDKETFAMAAHILKEPFYQVKKTFGFAAYMDPREGKSEFQGAGLLQHDPEQDYRYWNILKTEIEGQQEKYGTFDEDYHIKKTFYDKMLGKVGDQPREHLFLHASYHKYDPWNLYNEKNLMHSDGKQFRAYPCSSTAFKGFDVELFLWEIVNKIVCSENPVKMAYIDKLKEDTDKFKAVCQFTKDRVNHLNETHDEYVSYMGATSNEKHCVDIKRGH; this is translated from the coding sequence ATGGGTATCTATAGGCCCAGAGCTGCCATTAGAAGGCTGTTCTTGGTGGTACTGATAGTAGTCGTTCTTAATGTCACCGTTTTCTTTCATGAACCGACAAAGAATTATATCGTCGATACATACCACGGTGCATTAGATACAAGCAGGCCTGATTCGCAGAGCAGTTTACCAAGCGCACCAAAGCTTGACAGAACAGATGCTAGTGATGAGTTTTTCAAGACATTATTTGCGCAGTTGGAAGGTGCAGCTCCAATGAAGAGAGAATTTGGTTGGGGTGATATTAAGGCTAAAGAGTGTGATATGGGGGACGTTGGATTCGATTCCAATGGTCGTGATGAGAGGTTAAGTTATGATAATTTGGCCAAATGTTTGCAATTACCCGAGAGTAACTAtaactctttgaagaatggcCATGAGAAATTTGTTAAATACTTGAGTACAGTTGATACAAGTGCAAGTCAGTTGGAACAAATCTATGCAACTAAGAGAGGGATTGTTACCGTGGGTGGACGTAGGTACTCATTGCTTTCATATTTGATGATCAATATGGTGAGAAGAAGTGGCAGTAAACTACCGATTGAAGTTGTCATTCCTCCAGATGACGAACCCGAGACCGAGTTTTGTGAATCGATCTTGCAATTTAACGCTAGATGTATTTATTTCAAGGATAGATTACCAACCTCGCTATTGGCAAACTTGAGTGTGAAATCTTATCAGGTGAAAGGTATAGCCTTGTTACTTTCATCTTTTCAGGAATTTGTCCTTATCGATTCCGATAACATGCCATTGAAAAACATCGATGAGGTGTTCGATTATAACGTATTCAGGGATCATGGTATGGTTATTTGGCCAGATATTTGGAGAAGAATGACATCTCCACAATTCTACCAATTGGCAGAGGTTCCGATCGATTTCACTAAACGTGTGCGTAATGCAGGTGATGAGTTATCTCCAGTATCTCGTTATGACAAGCTAGAAAACACAGTAAGTGAAAACAAGGCTAAGGTGCCAATGCATGATTTCCTTGGCACTCTACCGGACCCAACTACAGAGTCTGGTCAAATGATCGTGAACAAGAAGActcatttgaagatgttacTCTTGGCATTGTACTACAACCAGTATGGACCAGAATACTATTATCAACTATTTTCGCAAGGAACTTCAGGGCAAGGTGACAAGGAAACGTTCGCTATGGCTGCACATATCTTGAAGGAACCATTCTATCAAGTTAAGAAAACGTTTGGTTTTGCTGCGTATATGGATCCAAGAGAGGGTAAAAGCGAGTTCCAAGGTGCCGGTTTGTTACAACATGACCCAGAACAAGATTACAGATATTGGAATATTCTTAAGACTGAAATTGAGGGGCAACAAGAAAAGTATGGTACGTTTGATGAGGATTACCATATTAAGAAGACCTTCTACGACAAGATGCTAGGTAAAGTCGGCGATCAACCTCGTGAACACTTATTCCTTCACGCAAGTTACCATAAATATGATCCATGGAATCTGTacaatgaaaagaatttgatgCATTCAGACGGGAAGCAATTTAGAGCCTATCCTTGTAGTTCTACAGCATTTAAAGGATTTGATGTGGAATTGTTCCTTTGGGAGATTGTTAACAAGATCGTCTGTTCAGAAAATCCGGTGAAGATGGCTTATATAGATAAACTGAAAGAAGACACTGATAAATTCAAAGCAGTCTGTCAATTCACTAAGGACAGAGTCAACCATCTCAATGAAACACATGACGAATACGTATCGTACATGGGAGCTACAAGTAACGAAAAACATTGTGTCGACATCAAAAGAGGACACTGA
- a CDS encoding Zn(II)2Cys6 transcription factor domain-containing protein (conserved hypothetical protein), giving the protein MAEVKNEISESTDSSYCDSKDDTLNDSGSDLKKKKKTRSKSGCFTCRLKRMKCDEQHPICGRCKRNLLTCIWPKEGNGKLTKKMRQAMKDNVDPYAEMNPKKVQLLFEIKEDGKCQLTDSDSTSFASDKSDKVVNRKDLRNKPQAPSKGDKLSISSVCGSNSGIEFVNYIYDTKCRDFVKLESDKSIISQPEESPDESSKSEEPLTALLEEAIPVAEPTDIVLREVANSSQYSVIGSDPDFFWGKMFDMNFTKPLMTPNFNIISPLPSLDEFSSIETPTGPKRSLLLTQFAADSNCYVLDSEQTGEIYVNLLQSFHDWSKTNDDDKLLSVANILSKYQFTDEELLLYFTCVHYFFPAIGPQHTLPQLTTTETFLPLIKQHPVVKDVFLCCGATFLEWCQPQQYTEVAERLYQKSRNKLKTMTNDKTIKGDETWAFACFQLLCLTDKFRKGSGTSMSDRCVDNLAHSFNIIKKKINLIKTQGSTATDRMLIESFMYNYTVSLLVTRDLSKLPSPFSKNFYELTKLLKSPLFDGCDVNWINNPILGSSVEAFEMLAKVSYLSRLRLPLRETEWIERGKRLLEECLYYTPPSLPAEVKNDPKKYATYRPSLLCGSIISKACYLLLSKILRFTEFQLEDFEIQGVVKYTIKSLCNVEKGSPLLCILLWSLLIIGAFTIDEEDRLIIKEYLRSASETIHSYGALKIADFLDLIWQQKNIDLLFVRENLTQVVI; this is encoded by the coding sequence ATGGCAGAAGTCAAGAATGAAATTTCAGAGTCTACTGATAGTAGTTACTGTGACAGCAAAGATGATACTTTAAATGACAGTGGAagtgatttgaagaaaaagaagaagacgagATCGAAATCTGGATGCTTTACCTGTaggttgaaaagaatgaaatgCGATGAGCAACATCCGATATGTGGCAGGTGCAAAAGGAATCTTCTAACGTGCATCTGGCCAAAAGAAGGTAATGGAAAACTGACTAAGAAGATGCGTCAAGCGATGAAGGATAATGTAGATCCATATGCGGAGATGAACCCTAAAAAGGTCCAGTTGttatttgaaataaaagaagatggGAAATGTCAACTAACAGATAGCGACAGTACTTCTTTCGCATCTGATAAAAGCGATAAAGTTGTTAATAGAAAAGATTTACGAAATAAACCACAGGCTCCTTCCAAAGGCGATAAGCTAAGTATCTCTTCGGTTTGTGGCTCCAACAGTGGGATAGAATTTGTTAACTATATTTATGACACTAAGTGCCGAGACTTTGTAAAACTAGAAAGTGACAAATCAATAATATCACAACCTGAGGAAAGCCCAGATGAAAGCTCAAAGTCTGAAGAACCGCTAACTGCTTTACTTGAAGAAGCGATTCCAGTTGCAGAGCCAACTGACATTGTTCTGAGAGAAGTAGCTAATTCCAGTCAATATAGTGTAATCGGTTCAGATCCAGATTTCTTCTGGGGTAAAATGTTTGATATGAACTTCACGAAACCTTTAATGACCCCAAATTTTAATATAATATCACCTTTACCTTCATTAGAtgaattttcatcaattgaaactCCTACTGGGCCCAAGAGATCCTTGCTTTTGACTCAATTTGCAGCAGATAGTAATTGTTACGTCTTAGATAGCGAACAAACCGGAGAAATATATGTTAACCTTTTACAAAGTTTCCATGATTGGTCTAAAACAAATGACGATGACAAGCTATTATCTGTAGCAAATATACTTTCCAAGTACCAATTCACCGACGAGGAATTACTATTATACTTTACATGCGTTCACTATTTTTTCCCAGCAATCGGTCCTCAGCATACGTTACCTCAGTTAACAACAACTGAAACATTTTTACCACTCATTAAGCAACACCCTGTAGTGAAAGACGTGTTCCTCTGCTGTGGTGCAACCTTCTTGGAATGGTGTCAGCCTCAACAATACACTGAGGTTGCCGAACGTTTATATCAGAAAAGTCgaaacaaattgaaaaccaTGACAAATGACAAGACAATAAAAGGTGATGAAACATGGGCATTTGCATgctttcaacttctttgtcTCACTGACAAATTCAGAAAGGGGTCTGGTACCTCGATGAGCGATAGGTGTGTTGATAATTTAGCGCATTCCTTCAATATTattaaaaagaagatcaattTAATTAAAACTCAAGGATCAACAGCTACGGATAGGATGTTGATCGAAAGTTTCATGTACAACTACACAGTTTCCTTATTGGTGACAAGGGATTTATCGAAGCTACCTTCGCCGTTTAGCAAGAACTTCTATGAATTGACAaagcttttgaaatcaCCGTTATTTGATGGATGCGATGTCAATTGGATAAATAATCCGATATTAGGGTCTAGCGTCGAAGCATTTGAAATGTTGGCAAAGGTCTCATATCTTAGCAGACTTCGATTACCTTTAAGAGAAACTGAATGGATTGAAAGAGGGAAACGGTTACTCGAAGAGTGTTTATATTACACACCGCCCTCGCTCCCAGCTGAGGTGAAAAACGACCCAAAGAAATACGCTACTTATAGGCCAAGTCTACTCTGCGGCTCAATTATCAGTAAAGCGTGCTATTTACTACTCAGCAAGATACTTAGATTCACCGAATtccaattggaagatttcGAGATCCAAGGCGTTGTCAAATATACTATAAAGAGTTTATGCAATGTCGAGAAAGGAAGTCCCTTACTATGTATCTTGCTTTGGTCATTGTTGATCATCGGCGCTTTCACCATCGATGAAGAGGACAGATTGATAATAAAAGAGTACTTAAGGAGTGCCTCAGAGACAATCCATTCCTATGGAGCACTAAAGATAGCAGATTTCTTAGATCTCATCTGGCAACAAAAGAACATTGACCTTTTGTTCGTAAGAGAGAATCTCACCCAAGTGGTAATATAA
- a CDS encoding cyclin family protein (similar to uniprot|P24871 Saccharomyces cerevisiae YLR210W CLB4 Involved in mitotic induction G(sub)2-specific B-type cyclin and uniprot|P24870 Saccharomyces cerevisiae YDL155W CLB3), protein MMQMQQRVALGDVTSQINNRANRFSVDGDSKKAFVDAGFLKEKRVKNAKENDLFSGHDDDLVVARAQKLREQTLVSSVSTESIRSQQLSSNSNETVQHHLIEVEADDEDDAETDSEALAFKEDEEAETGGDISEEMEDVDESFTPLVPVVTEHSERLYQYVYERLHREEPDPNDEDTWDPVMVSEYTIEIFEHLKFLERKFSPNPRYIEHQPELTWKYRSTLIDWIVQVHDRFQLLPETLFLTVNIIDRFLSKKQVTLNRLQLVGAAALFIASKYEEINCPTLKDMLYMLDNAYTREEILRAERFMINTLNFEFGWPGPMSFLRRVSKADDYEYDTRTVAKYLLETSIMEPEIIAAPPSWLAAGAYYLSKIIIGLTGWSDEHIYYSGYTEEQLIPLATMILDSCRHATERHKAIFDKYSRSRHRKSAFVVAKWISMAESRLEQK, encoded by the coding sequence ATGATGCAAATGCAGCAAAGGGTAGCACTTGGTGATGTTACTTCACAGATTAACAATAGGGCCAATCGGTTTAGTGTTGACGGTGACAGCAAGAAAGCGTTTGTTGATGCTGGATTCTTGAAGGAGAAAAGGGTAAAGAATGCGAAGGAGAATGATTTGTTTAGTGGTCATGACGATGATTTAGTAGTAGCACGGGCTCAAAAACTACGAGAACAGActcttgtttcttctgtGAGTACTGAGAGTATACGGTCGCAACAATTGTCTAGCAATAGTAACGAAACAGTACAACACCATTTGATTGAGGTTGAAgcagatgatgaggatgatgcGGAGACTGATAGTGAGGCACTAGCTTttaaagaagatgaagaagcagaaaCAGGCGGAGATATAAGTGAGGAAATGGAAGACGTAGATGAAAGTTTTACGCCGTTAGTGCCGGTGGTAACGGAACATTCAGAGAGGTTATATCAATATGTGTATGAGAGGTTACACCGTGAGGAGCCTGACCCTAACGATGAGGACACATGGGACCCTGTTATGGTATCGGAATATaccattgaaatttttgaacatttgaagtttttggAGAGGAAATTTTCGCCGAATCCCAGGTATATCGAACATCAACCGGAACTAACGTGGAAATACAGATCAACGTTGATCGATTGGATTGTTCAAGTCCACGATAGGTTCCAGTTGTTACCTGAGACGTTATTTTTAACGGTAAACATTATCGATAGGtttttatcaaagaaacaagtCACTTTGAACAGGTTGCAATTAGTCGGTGCAGCAGCTCTATTCATTGCTTCCAAATACGAGGAGATCAACTGTccaactttgaaagatatgCTGTATATGCTGGACAATGCATACACTAGAGAAGAGATTCTAAGGGCAGAAAGATTCATGATCAATACGTTAAATTTCGAATTTGGATGGCCAGGTCCAATGTCATTTTTAAGAAGAGTTAGTAAAGCGGATGATTATGAATACGATACAAGAACCGTGGCTAAATATTTATTGGAAACTTCCATAATGGAGCCAGAAATAATAGCAGCGCCACCATCTTGGCTTGCTGCAGGTGCATATTACTTGAGTAAAATCATTATCGGACTCACAGGTTGGTCTGACGAACACATATATTATTCCGGTTACACAGAAGAGCAATTAATACCGTTGGCAACAATGATTTTGGATTCATGCAGACATGCAACAGAAC
- the STE7 gene encoding mitogen-activated protein kinase kinase STE7 (similar to uniprot|P06784 Saccharomyces cerevisiae YDL159W STE7 Signal transducing MAP kinase kinase involved in pheromone response where it phosphorylates Fus3p and in the pseudohyphal/invasive growth pathway through phosphorylation of Kss1p phosphorylated by Ste11p degraded by ubiquitin pathway) has translation MITRTQNGSMLLNRINHEPSNDSAEGSCNSLFKPKTLKRKNLKHLTLESSCSSSSSSPDEIPKGFSNGNGPTLSLMLEKLPVREEISPISRDTSFQTVSFLQGSSSTSDISSIVSGTTPTTRDAPMSLTPTGVSMMQQETDETATLTTQIARLSLTPENGIQLENLVRLSKIGAGNSGTVVKTLHVPDSRIIAKKTIPVENKEVLKNQLVRELTIMKNVSAHDNIVGFYGAFYNPSTTNEIVILMEYMDCGSLDKILSVYRSDCHRKNVSISCKTSWFNEMPLSRISFCVLNGLIYLYDCYKIIHRDIKPSNILINSKGDVKICDFGVSTTLINSLADTFVGTSTYMSPERIQGGRYTTKGDVWSLGLMIIELSSGEFPLGGHHDTPEGILDLLQRIVNEPAPKLSKNEHYSIEMTDFVNRCCIKEERGRSSLKELICHDFICKYNNRDTIAKEFRHWCKKVKKRIKEDKMIRREETERSKIEKRQLEKAALAVTAARSSSTRR, from the coding sequence ATGATTACACGTACCCAAAACGGCTCGATGTTATTGAATCGAATAAACCATGAACCGTCGAATGATAGTGCAGAGGGATCGTGCAATAGTTTGTTCAAACCGAAGACTTTGAAACggaagaatttgaagcaTTTGACTCTAGAATCATCatgttcatcatcatcttcctctCCTGACGAAATACCGAAAGGTTTTAGTAATGGAAATGGTCCAACACTCAGTTTGATGTTGGAGAAGCTTCCGGTCCGTGAGGAAATAAGTCCAATTAGCAGAGACACTTCATTCCAGACGGTTTCATTCCTTCAAGGGAGTTCTAGTACATCAGATATATCTTCCATTGTCAGCGGGACTACACCAACCACAAGAGATGCTCCAATGTCACTTACTCCTACAGGAGTCAGTATGATGCAACAGGAGACAGATGAAACGGCCACATTGACTACTCAGATTGCTCGACTTTCTTTAACCCCAGAGAACGGAATTCAACTCGAAAACCTTGTACGATTGAGCAAGATTGGAGCGGGAAATTCGGGTACTGTGGTGAAGACTTTGCATGTACCTGATTCTAGAATCATAGCTAAGAAAACTATACCAGTAGAGAATAAGGAAGTGCTGAAAAATCAACTTGTTAGAGAACTAACCATCATGAAAAATGTTTCAGCCCATGATAACATTGTTGGTTTCTACGGTGCATTTTACAATCCATCCACCACTAACGAAATAGTGATTCTTATGGAATATATGGATTGTGGCTCGTTAGATAAGATTTTGTCAGTTTACAGATCTGATTGCCATAGGAAAAACGTTTCTATATCGTGCAAGACATCGTGGTTCAACGAAATGCCTCTCTCAAGGATCTCCTTTTGTGTTTTAAATGGACTTATCTATCTTTATGACTGCTATAAAATCATTCACAGGGACATCAAACCGTCCAATATATTGATAAACTCGAAGGGAGACGTAAAGATCTGCGATTTTGGTGTCTCTACTACTCTAATTAACTCTCTTGCGGATACCTTTGTCGGAACCTCCACTTACATGTCACCTGAACGTATCCAAGGTGGCAGATATACTACTAAAGGTGATGTGTGGTCATTAGGTCTTATGATCATCGAGCTCAGTAGTGGTGAGTTCCCACTAGGTGGACATCACGACACACCAGAAGGGattcttgatcttttacAGAGAATTGTCAATGAACCTGCTCCAAAACTGTCAAAAAATGAACATTACTCCATAGAAATGACAGATTTCGTGAACAGGTGTTGCATTAAGGAGGAGAGAGGACgatcatctttgaaagaattgatatGTCATGATTTCATCTGTAAGTATAACAACAGAGACACTATTGCAAAAGAATTCAGGCATTGGTGCaaaaaagtgaagaagCGGATCAAAGAGGATAAGATGAtaagaagagaagagacAGAGAGAAGTAAGATCGAAAAAAGACAATTAGAGAAAGCAGCGTTGGCTGTTACAGCCGCAAGGTCTTCGAGTACAAGGCGATGA